The proteins below are encoded in one region of Macaca nemestrina isolate mMacNem1 chromosome 10, mMacNem.hap1, whole genome shotgun sequence:
- the LOC105492144 gene encoding ras association domain-containing protein 8 yields the protein MELKVWVDGVQRIVCGVTEVTTCQEVVIALAQAIGRTGRYTLIEKWRDTERHLAPHENPIISLNKWGQYASDVQLILRRTGPSLSERPTSDSVARIPERTLYRQSLPPLAKLRPQIDKSIKRREPKRKSLTFTGGAKGLMDIFGKGKETEFKQKVLNNCKTTADELKKLIRLQTEKLQSIEKQLESNEIEIRFWEQKYNSNLEEEIVRLEQKIKRNDVEIEEEEFWENELQIEQENEKQLKDQLQEIRQKITECENKLKDYLAQIRTMESGLEAEKLQREVQEAQVNEEEVKGKIGKVKGEIDIQGQQSLRLENGIKAVERSLGQATKRLQDKEQELEQLTKELRQVNLQQFIQQTGTKVTVLPAEPIEIEASHADIEREAPFQSGSLKRPGSSRQLPSNLRILQNPISSGFNPEGIYV from the exons ATGGAACTTAAAGTATGGGTGGATGGAGTTCAGAGGATTGTTTGTGGAGTCACTGAAGTCACAACTTGCCAAGAGGTTGTCATAGCCTTAGCTCAAGCAATAG GTCGAACTGGAAGGTACACCCTTATAGAGAAATGGAGAGATACCGAAAGACACTTAGCACCTCATGAAAATCCTATCATATCCTTAAACAAATGGGGGCAGTATGCTAGTGATGTGCAGCTCATTCTACGACGAACCGGGCCGTCGCTCAGTGAGCGACCCACTTCAGACAGTGTGGCTCGAATTCCTGAAAGAACTTTATACAGGCAGAGTCTGCCCCCCTTAGCTAAACTGAGGCCTCAGATCGACAAATCAATCAAAAGGAGAGAACCGAAAAGGAAATCACTGACATTTACAGGAGGTGCCAAAGGATTAATGGACATTTTTGGAAAAGGTAAAGAAACTGAGTTTAAGCAAAAGGTGCTGAATAACTGCAAAACAACAGCAGATGAGTTGAAGAAGCTGATCCGTCTGCAGACAGAGAAGCTTCAATCCATTGAGAAACAGCTGGAATCTAATGAAATAGAAATACGATTTTGGGAGCAAAAGTATAATTCCAACCTTGAAGAGGAAATTGTCCGTCTAGAGCAAAAGATCAAAAGAAACGATGTAGAAATTGAGGAGGAAGAATTCTGGGAAAATGAATTACAGATtgaacaggaaaatgaaaaacagctGAAGGATCAACTTcaagaaataagacagaaaataacagaatGCGAAAACAAATTAAAGGACTATTTGGCACAGATCCGGACTATGGAAAGTGGTCTTGAAGCAGAAAAATTGCAGCGGGAAGTTCAGGAGGCACAGGTCAATGAGGAAGAGGTTAAAGGAAAGATCGGTAAGGTCAAAGGGGAAATTGACATTCAAGGCCAGCAGAGTCTGAGGTTGGAAAATGGCATTAAAGCTGTGGAAAGATCTCTTGGACAAGCCACCAAACGCTTACAG GACAAAGAACAGGAACTGGAGCAGTTGACTAAGGAGTTGCGGCAAGTCAATCTCCAGCAGTTTATCCAGCAGACGGGGACAAAAGTTACCGTTTTGCCAGCGGAGCCCATTGAAATAGAGGCCTCACATGCAGACATTGAAAGAG AGGCACCATTCCAGTCTGGGTCCCTGAAGCGACCTGGTTCATCTCGGCAGCTCCCCAGTAATCTCCGCATTCTGCAGAATCCTATCTCATCTGGTTTTAATCCTGAAGGCATATATGTATGA